ACGGTCCAGAGGTCGGAGTCGGTCTCCACCGGGCGGCTCGTCGTCTCCGTCATGTCGCATCGCTCGCATTCACGGATCTGCGCTCATGCCACGCCATGGCGTCTCGGTACTCCGCTCGTACGCCGCTGATGTGGCCGTCGATCTCCGGGCCGGAGGTGCCGGGGCTGCGTTCGAGCATCCTCATGGGGACGTGCGCGCCTCTCGTAGCCCGTTGCCATTCACGGTCGATCGGACCGATCACCCGGTGCAGAGACGCGTTGATCTCGGCGACCTGCGCGGCGGACAAGCTTTCCTCGTCGTCGTGCAGGTGGTATTGGCGGAGCCAATCGTTCACGACGGACCATGGCCACAGCCGCATCGAGCCACGCTCGCCGCCGCCGGCCGACCCGATCGGCGGCGGAAAGTCGCCGGGGCCGCGCCGCCCGTCGACCCACAGGCGAACGGCTTCTCTGGTGACCCCGACGCGCTTGGCGATATCGGACACGCCCACCACGTCCTGGTCCACCTCTGCCACGCGTGCGCCCGGAAGGCACGTAGCGATTTGTCGGGCGGCCTGCGAAGCGGCACCCACGGGATTGCCATTGGCGTGAATGATCGCCACGGTACGGCCGTCGACCTCGATCCAGGTCAGATGGTTCAGGTGTGCGCTGATCACATCGAACACATCATCATCGTCAAGATCTACGCCAGTGACACGCAGGGCGATCCGGTGCAAGGGTGTCCTCCCGGGTGCGTGGTCGTCTCGCGATGCTATAGCCAACGTTGGCATCTGCCAACACGTTACGGCGTTCCGTGTCCGAGCCGCAGCCGGACATCGGCAATACGCGTTCGGGTATCGGAGAGTCGTTCCCGGAGTGTGCCGACGATGGGGTCTTCGTGGTCGATCGCCTCCGCGACGAGACTGGTCGCCTCGTCGGTCCGCTGCTCCGCTCCGGCTACGTACGTGTGCGGTGCGCCGTCCGGAATGCCGCTCTCCGCCCCTCGAATCCAGCCTTTCTCCGTCAGGTGCCGGGCTTCGTCGTCGAATTCCTGCGCGGTGGCCATCACCCGCGCGACCTCGTCGGCGTTCCCGGCGGCTGTGTCCAGCAGCTCTTGGGCGCGCTGCCAGGCATCGCCCGCGATGCTCCGAGCCTCCTCGGCGTCCAGGAAATACTCCGCGGCGTCAAGAAGCCTGTCCGCGCCCGACAGGAGGTTGTCCGCGTAGGAAAGATCGACCGTGAGGTCGGCGAAGTGGTGCGGGCAGTCGCGGATCGCCCGAACGAGATCCTTCGCTCGTGCCTCGGGATTTCTCGGTGTGGTGTCAATTATGATCTTGCAAACCGCACCGCCTCGCTCTACGCGACGGCAGAACGCACGTCCGTAGCCGTGGCCGGCGGTCTCGCGCAGATGCCATCCGGCCAGCCGGGCATCTTTGAGCGCCTGCTTCATGGCCGGATGGAGGTCTCCGTCTCTGGGCCACCTGTCTTTCGGGCCGTGCCAGAGGTTGTCTCCGCCTCGTGGCGCCACGCGTCGACCTCGATTCGGAGGAATTGGACCGAACTGATCATGCCCTGAGCTTGATCGAGAATTTTAGCGTCCGGTCGGAGCGGGGTCCACGTCAAACACGTGTGCGAACGGCCAGTGGCGAGCGTCTCTATAAAACGCATGCTTGTGAGTCATTGGCAAAACACGTTGAGTGCCGATTATGGCGTTTGAGTGTCGACGCCGACTCGATGCGCCCGATTCCGCATCCGTCCGTGCAATTTGCATCAACGACATTCCCATCGGTGATTCGGATGTTGCCCCGGCGCCGTCGCGCGCAGCCGGTCCGCCACGATCGCGTCCGGCTTCAGGACGCGATGACGCGGCTGTTGTCCGGCAGCCGGTGGGTGATGCCGGTGCGGTCGAGCAGTTCCAGCAGCGGGACCGCGACGCGGCGGCTGCACCCGAGGGTCTGGCGGGCCGCGCTCACGGTGAACGGGCTCGCCACCGTCGTCAGGCGGCGGCGGGCCTCGTCGAGTGCGTCCGGCAGCAGGAAGACGTTGTCGGCGACGCGGAGCAGCAGGCCGGCGCGGACCGCGGCGGCGGCCTCGCGCCGGCCGAGGCCGATCTCGGCCAGCCGGGCGGCCTCGGGGGCGGCGAACGGGGCGTCGCGCAGGTCGTCGCGGATGGCGGCGACCATGCGGGCCAGCGCGGGCGGGACGCCGGAGTCGCCGGTGTGCACGCGGCCGTCGCGGTAGGACAGTGGCGGCGTGACCAGGGCCTCGACCAGCGCGATGTCGGGCAGGCCGAGGCGGTGGCGGAGCGCCTCGGCGGGGGCGCCGGGCTCCAGCGGGTGATCCTTCGCGTACGCGGTGGCCGCGTCGACCAGCCCGGCGCGCAGCGCGGACCAGTGCGCGGGGTCGGCCAGCCAGTCGCCGGCGACCGGCGGGACCGTGACCGGGACCCCGGTCCGCCGCAGGTCACCGCGCCGGATCAGGCCGCGGCGGCGCAGCTCGTCGTGCTCGTCCGGGACGCCGGTCATGGTGGCCAGCACGGCGGCGCGGGCGGCGGCGGCACCCCGGCGGCCGAGCGCGGGCGGGGCGACGTCGAGCACGGTGGCGCCGCCCAGCACGCGCGGGCCGGAACGGCCGGGGTCGCGCAGCAGCACCCGGTCGCCGACGTGCAGCGGCAGCGCGCGGGTGAGGCGCAGGCGCAGCGTGTCCGCGCCGAGCGGCCGGACCCGGGCCACGACCGCGGCGGAGCCGACGTGGACGGTGACGGACGGCGGCAGGTCCGCGACCGGGAACCCGTCCAGGCGCAGGTCCAGCTCGGTGGCCGGGGCATAGGCGCCCGGTGTGAGCAGCACCGTGCCGCGACCGGCCGCGTCCCGGTCGACGCCGCGCAGGTTGACCGCGACGCGCGCGACCGGGCCGACCTCGTCGGCGGACTCGCCGAGCGACTGCAGGCCACGGACCCGCACCGGGCGGCCGTCCAGG
This genomic window from Catenuloplanes niger contains:
- the selB gene encoding selenocysteine-specific translation elongation factor produces the protein MHVVATAGHVDHGKSTLVRALTGMEPDRWAEERRRGMTIDLGFAWTGLPSGETVAFVDVPGHERFVPNMLAGVGPVPAAMLVVAADGGWMPQSEEHLAALDALGVRHGLLCVTRADLADPAPVLADAGARIARSSLGAVPAVAVSGATGLGLAELRRALDTLVAALPEPDPTAPVRLWVDRAFTVRGAGTVVTGTLGAGRLRVGDELSLDGRPVRVRGLQSLGESADEVGPVARVAVNLRGVDRDAAGRGTVLLTPGAYAPATELDLRLDGFPVADLPPSVTVHVGSAAVVARVRPLGADTLRLRLTRALPLHVGDRVLLRDPGRSGPRVLGGATVLDVAPPALGRRGAAAARAAVLATMTGVPDEHDELRRRGLIRRGDLRRTGVPVTVPPVAGDWLADPAHWSALRAGLVDAATAYAKDHPLEPGAPAEALRHRLGLPDIALVEALVTPPLSYRDGRVHTGDSGVPPALARMVAAIRDDLRDAPFAAPEAARLAEIGLGRREAAAAVRAGLLLRVADNVFLLPDALDEARRRLTTVASPFTVSAARQTLGCSRRVAVPLLELLDRTGITHRLPDNSRVIAS